From the genome of Gymnogyps californianus isolate 813 chromosome 17, ASM1813914v2, whole genome shotgun sequence, one region includes:
- the RPS21 gene encoding 40S ribosomal protein S21 produces MQNDAGEFVDLYVPRKCSASNRIIGAKDHASIQINISEVDKVTGRVNGQFKTYAICGAIRRMGESDDSILRLAKNDGIVSKNF; encoded by the exons ATGCAGAACGACGCCGGGGAGTTTGTGGACCTCTACGTCCCTCGGAAATG CTCGGCTAGCAACCGAATAATTGGTGCCAAGGATCATGCTTCTATtcagataaatatttctgag GTTGACAAGGTAACAGGCAGAGTAAACGGCCAGTTCAAAACATATGCCATTTGTGGAGCAATTCGTAGAATG ggtgaATCGGATGACTCCATTCTGCGTCTGGCAAAAAATGATGGAATTGTTTCCAA gAACTTCTAA